A genomic region of Ictidomys tridecemlineatus isolate mIctTri1 chromosome 10, mIctTri1.hap1, whole genome shotgun sequence contains the following coding sequences:
- the C4bpa gene encoding C4b-binding protein alpha chain — MCPPRPPSGTHHRKREMATWAFCNLRRVSDPILFQMTLVAALLVTVHGKCGPPPNLSFASPISAPNQTEFGSGYSLSYTCRPGYSKTSSSSQVSCSNTGKWNYDVFCVKKRCSNPGDLPNGRVEIKTDLTFGSQIEFSCSEGFVLKGPTTSYCDIQDKRVAWSNPFPVCLIVKCEPPPDISHGKHSGSDEDLFTYGSSVTYTCDPNFSLIGNASISCTVENKTVGVWSPSPPTCENINCPAPVVPHGIIISGFGPTYSYKDSIVFGCQRGFNLKGSSSIHCEANKKWNTSPPICEPICCPVPELANGKIIHPKRYHPTNKCSYSYKDQLSYTCYGRQFSAICGSDGTWSPRTPSCDHVSHHQNCNFPPTIAHGHHKPSFHIYKTEIVYECDVGYQLVGEAKLSCSYSQWSPEPPQCKATCRKPEIKNGTLSVNKYQYLEMESITVHCDSGFKVVGSQMITCSEDTAWHPAVPKCEWEFQEGCNQVYIGKKLLQCLPNPADVKMALEVSKLSLEIELLELQLNKERQTSIETLP, encoded by the exons ATGTGCCCCCCAAGACCACCAAGTGGAACCCATCATAGAAAGAGGGAAATGGCAACCTGGGCCTTCTGTAATCTTCGGAGAGTCTCTGATCCAATTCTGTTCCAAATGACCTTGGTCGCTGCTCTGTTGGTTACTGTTCATG GCAAATGTGGTCCCCCACCCAATCTAAGCTTTGCTTCTCCAATAAGTGCACCGAACCAGACAGAATTCGGAAGTGGTTATAGTCTGAGCTATACCTGCCGCCCTGGCTACAGTAAGACAAGTTCAAGTTCCCAAGTTTCCTGTTCAAATACTGGCAAATGGAACTATGATGTCTTCTGTGTCA AGAAACGATGCAGTAATCCAGGAGATTTACCTAATGGGCGTGTGGAAATTAAGACAGATCTCACTTTTGGATCACAAATAGAATTCAGCTGTTCAGAGGG ATTTGTCTTAAAGGGTCCAACCACTAGTTATTGTGACATCCAAGATAAGAGAGTTGCCTGGAGTAACCCTTTCCCTGTATGTTTAA TTGTCAAGTGTGAACCCCCTCCAGACATCAGCCATGGGAAGCACAGTGGCAGCGATGAAGACCTCTTCACATATGGCTCCTCTGTCACCTACACCTGTGACCCCAACTTCTCACTCATAGGGAATGCTTCCATTTCCTGCACAGTAGAGAATAAAACAGTAGGCGTCTGGAGCCCAAGTCCTCCTACTTGTGAAA atatcAACTGTCCTGCACCAGTTGTTCCACATGGAATCATCATCTCTGGATTTGGACCGACCTATTCTTACAAAGATTCTATAGTGTTTGGCTGCCAGAGAGGTTTTAACCTTAAAGGCAGCAGTTCAATCCATTGTGAAGCTAATAAAAAATGGAATACTTCTCCTCCCATCTGTGAGCCCA tatgTTGCCCAGTACCAGAGCTGGCGAATGGTAAAATCATTCACCCTAAAAGATACCACCCTACCAACAAGTGTTCTTATAGCTACAAAGACCAACTTTCATACACGTGTTATGGGCGACAATTTTCAGCTATATGTGGATCAGATGGCACATGGAGTCCCCGAACACCATCATGTGACCACG TGTCTCACCATCAAAATTGCAATTTCCCACCTACTATTGCCCACGGACATCATAAaccatcttttcatatatataaaactgaGATTGTGTATGAATGCGATGTAGGATACCAACTGGTTGGAGAAGCAAAACTCTCCTGCTCCTATTCTCAGTGGTCACCTGAACCTCCTCAGTGCAAAG CTACCTGCCGGAAACCAGAGATTAAAAATGGGACTCTGTCTGTGAATAAGTATCAGTATCTTGAAATGGAAAGTATCACTGTCCACTGTGACTCTGGCTTTAAAGTGGTGGGTAGCCAAATGATCACTTGCTCAGAGGACACAGCCTGGCACCCGGCAGTGCCCAAGTGTGAGTGG gaatTCCAGGAAGGGTGCAATCAAGTATACATAGGAAAAAAACTCTTGCAGTGTCTCCCAAACCCTGCAGATGTGAAAATGGCCCTGGAAGTATCTAAGCTATCTCTTGAGATTGAATTACTAGAACTACAACTAAACAAGGAAAGACAAACTAGTATAGAAACATTACCATGA